Proteins co-encoded in one Meiothermus sp. genomic window:
- a CDS encoding helicase-related protein, whose product MQWNSLIDRVVEAPYWPEPVRVLRLSQAGGRFALAVEGLKSRQVFHRLLSTDEVSGLLRLTQAEAEPFGGDGELFALGLEARRIQLGYLFDPFFAVSASRIDPLPHQLEAVYGVLLKKSRVRFLLADDPGAGKTIMAGLLLKELQYRGLLERVLIVTPANLTDQWRRELKEKFGETFEVMNRNTTTALYQENPWLKRPKLITSLDFAKREENLRLLEQASWDMVVVDEAHKLSATRYGPEVKKSQRYRLGEVLARQSHHLLFLTATPHQGDDEKFRLLLDLLEPDLFAHTTLLEEAARAGENPILLRRLKEDMTDFEGKPLFPPRYVHSLSFRLSPSEQALYARVSAYVAKHFKRAWEEQRRNVGLAMTVLQRRLASSSYAIAQSLENRLRRLSSLREQVLKLQENPYGDYTEEDLEEMSEEERWELENSLSERLTLARNLPELEGELAELEDLAKEARTLARLEDDRKLKELLAVLEGLRQEKLLIFTEHKATLEFLVGVLKKRGYAVTSIDGSMRLEERVSREREFRDSAQVMVATEAAGEGINLQFCAVMVNYDLPWNPTRLEQRMGRVHRYGQRFDVHIYNLIAQGTREGEVLQVVLDKLEVMRAQMGSDRVYDVVGELLSDVNLEALILEHLTGRKSLAQIRAMVEARLSPERLAYLREVTLEALAQRELDLSRLREERERSEEHRLQPEYTQRFFVRALTRLGGGVERRSDGLFRIAVPYDLVRKQPGVLAREYGKTTFDPKARLEAELIAPGHPLFDLVLEEMLSQAAPVLRQGAVFQTDQGAEGVLGYLELSVVDGLGQTVSRRLYAALAGEAVEPVPPEVIVDAEPAPATKPLASGAGAEEKLLAWAYEHVLEDFYRQVAQARQREVAIRRKYASRSLEYLIDASVKKLTQYKLKSDEGEAMRLAILQEERRLQELEARQRSLEEELRRAETLHPEPAQVVALAYLYPRPSGIPSEDDPATRQAVEEAAMQVALAYERKAGRHPQDVSRENLGYDIRSEGRHIEVKGRAGVGPVVLTPNEWIASKRLGEQYWLYIVTEALTSPRLYLIQNPAAKLTPGEEVSVVRYVLDLAAWQRVAQPSG is encoded by the coding sequence ACCAGCTCGAGGCCGTCTATGGCGTGCTTCTGAAAAAGTCGCGGGTGCGCTTTCTGCTAGCCGACGACCCCGGTGCTGGCAAGACCATCATGGCCGGGCTATTGCTCAAGGAACTCCAGTACCGCGGCCTGCTGGAGCGGGTCTTGATTGTGACCCCGGCCAACCTAACCGACCAGTGGCGACGCGAACTCAAAGAGAAATTCGGCGAAACCTTCGAGGTCATGAACCGCAACACCACCACCGCCCTCTACCAGGAAAACCCCTGGCTCAAGCGGCCCAAACTCATCACCAGCCTGGACTTTGCCAAGCGAGAGGAAAACCTACGCCTCCTGGAACAGGCCTCCTGGGATATGGTGGTGGTGGACGAGGCCCACAAGCTCTCGGCCACCCGCTACGGGCCCGAGGTCAAAAAATCGCAGCGCTACCGCCTGGGCGAGGTGCTTGCCCGCCAAAGCCACCACCTGCTCTTCCTTACCGCCACCCCTCACCAGGGCGACGATGAAAAGTTCCGGCTCCTGCTCGACCTGCTGGAGCCCGACCTCTTCGCCCATACCACCTTGCTGGAAGAAGCAGCCCGGGCTGGGGAAAATCCCATCCTGCTACGGCGTCTCAAAGAAGACATGACCGACTTTGAGGGTAAGCCCCTCTTCCCACCTCGCTATGTACACAGCCTATCCTTCCGACTCTCGCCCAGCGAGCAGGCACTATATGCCAGGGTTAGTGCGTACGTGGCCAAACACTTCAAGCGGGCCTGGGAGGAACAGCGGCGCAACGTGGGACTGGCTATGACGGTCTTACAGCGGCGCTTAGCCAGCAGCAGCTATGCCATTGCCCAAAGCCTGGAAAACCGGCTCAGGCGTCTTTCCTCGCTGCGGGAGCAGGTGCTCAAGCTCCAGGAAAACCCCTACGGCGACTACACCGAAGAAGACCTCGAGGAGATGAGCGAAGAAGAGCGTTGGGAGTTGGAAAATAGCCTGTCTGAGCGGTTAACTCTGGCCCGCAACCTCCCCGAACTCGAGGGCGAACTTGCCGAGTTGGAAGACCTGGCCAAAGAGGCCCGCACCCTGGCCCGGCTGGAAGACGACCGCAAGCTAAAAGAGTTGTTGGCGGTTCTGGAGGGGCTACGACAGGAGAAACTGCTCATCTTCACCGAGCACAAGGCCACCCTGGAATTTCTGGTAGGGGTACTCAAAAAGCGCGGCTATGCCGTCACCTCGATTGACGGCTCCATGAGGCTGGAAGAACGGGTCTCGCGCGAGCGCGAATTCCGCGACAGCGCCCAGGTGATGGTGGCTACCGAGGCCGCAGGCGAAGGCATTAACCTGCAATTTTGCGCGGTAATGGTCAACTACGACCTACCCTGGAACCCCACCCGCCTCGAGCAGCGCATGGGCCGTGTGCACCGGTATGGTCAGCGGTTCGACGTGCACATCTACAACCTAATCGCCCAGGGCACCCGCGAGGGCGAGGTGCTGCAGGTGGTGCTGGACAAGCTGGAAGTTATGCGGGCGCAGATGGGCTCCGACCGGGTTTACGATGTGGTTGGCGAGCTGCTTTCCGACGTTAACCTGGAAGCCCTCATCCTGGAACACCTGACCGGCCGCAAATCCCTGGCCCAAATCCGGGCCATGGTGGAGGCCCGCCTGTCGCCCGAACGGCTGGCCTACCTGCGAGAAGTCACCCTGGAAGCCCTGGCCCAACGCGAACTCGACCTCTCCCGCTTGCGCGAGGAGCGCGAACGCTCGGAGGAACACCGTTTGCAGCCCGAGTACACCCAGCGGTTCTTTGTGCGGGCCCTCACCCGTCTGGGCGGGGGCGTGGAACGACGGAGCGACGGCCTGTTTCGGATCGCAGTGCCATACGACCTGGTTCGTAAGCAGCCGGGGGTACTGGCCCGCGAGTACGGAAAGACCACTTTCGACCCCAAAGCCCGCCTCGAGGCCGAACTCATCGCCCCCGGCCATCCCCTTTTCGACCTGGTTCTGGAGGAGATGCTCTCCCAGGCCGCACCCGTGCTGCGCCAGGGGGCTGTTTTCCAGACCGACCAGGGCGCCGAAGGGGTGCTGGGCTACCTGGAGCTGAGCGTGGTAGACGGGTTGGGGCAGACGGTATCCCGCAGGCTTTACGCCGCACTCGCAGGGGAAGCAGTAGAGCCCGTACCGCCGGAGGTCATCGTAGATGCCGAGCCTGCCCCAGCTACAAAGCCCCTGGCAAGTGGGGCTGGCGCAGAAGAAAAACTACTCGCCTGGGCTTATGAACATGTGCTGGAAGACTTCTACCGCCAGGTAGCCCAGGCGCGGCAGCGGGAAGTCGCCATTCGGCGGAAGTACGCCAGCCGAAGCCTGGAGTATTTGATTGACGCGTCGGTAAAGAAACTGACCCAGTACAAACTTAAGTCGGATGAAGGGGAGGCGATGCGTCTGGCTATATTGCAGGAAGAACGCCGACTGCAGGAGCTCGAGGCCCGCCAGCGCTCCCTCGAGGAAGAACTCCGGCGGGCCGAAACCCTGCACCCTGAACCTGCCCAGGTCGTGGCGCTGGCCTACCTATACCCCCGCCCCTCTGGAATACCCAGCGAAGACGATCCCGCTACACGCCAGGCCGTGGAGGAGGCCGCCATGCAAGTGGCGCTGGCCTACGAGCGCAAGGCAGGCCGCCACCCCCAGGATGTAAGCCGCGAGAACCTGGGCTACGACATTCGCTCCGAGGGCCGTCACATCGAGGTCAAGGGCCGTGCCGGGGTGGGGCCGGTGGTCCTCACCCCTAACGAGTGGATTGCCTCCAAGCGGCTGGGCGAGCAGTACTGGCTTTACATCGTGACCGAGGCCCTCACCAGCCCCCGCCTGTACCTCATCCAAAACCCAGCAGCCAAGCTCACCCCAGGGGAAGAGGTGAGCGTGGTGCGGTATGTCCTGGACCTGGCAGCCTGGCAGCGGGTGGCGCAGCCTTCCGGTTAA
- a CDS encoding RecQ family ATP-dependent DNA helicase: MQEEALTHLLQNKFRLPSFRPGQLEAIQAALAGERVLLVQPTGWGKSLVYQMIAAVKGLTVVFTPLRALMRDQVKEADQYGLRAQTLNSDQDESLHTAILEQAKKGQLDLLFISPERIKNSLWKEFLPELPIKALVIDEAHCISTWGHDFRPDYRRIVELVQHLPPQTPVVAVTATATKRVEQDIESQLGAKAKVIRGNLVRSNFWLNVIPVSSEAEKLAWVDYWVSTLEGTGIVYCATKAMTENVASYLGNLGIKTTYYHSDLSPDERLERERGLMENAFKVIAATNSLGMGLNKPDIRFIIHTEFPGSMLHYYQEIGRAGRDQQPARLILLYNPEDRSIQESFINGSKPSPDSYHQVLSLLHKSALRERDIMLQTGLSQTAVRNIIADLQEQKLVGEKDPQGYYRAIAHGTPSFDAQNELRQHKLADLEAMIAYVNTQTCRMVYLCNYLGDPETKPCRQCDNCRQDALPSLTADLVQRAREHVTHPKLHLKAPVFEDGRALDYYKDTRVGEAVHASKYKTHTPFPDWLVQDSSRVIWKYWADQGISGVVAVPSTKSGGLVEDFAKRLAQSLGIPFLDVVCKVRETEPQKNFTNRTQKRENLKDAFLGRPGIQGNLLVVDDVMDSGVTLEEVGKALKRAGAGRLFAFALAKTRHSDDV; this comes from the coding sequence ATGCAAGAGGAAGCTCTAACACATCTTCTTCAAAACAAGTTTCGTCTTCCATCCTTTCGCCCCGGCCAGCTCGAGGCCATTCAAGCAGCACTGGCCGGGGAGCGGGTGCTACTAGTTCAACCTACGGGCTGGGGCAAAAGCCTGGTTTACCAGATGATTGCCGCCGTTAAGGGGCTGACCGTGGTCTTCACCCCCTTGCGGGCCCTTATGCGTGACCAGGTCAAAGAAGCAGATCAGTACGGCCTGCGGGCTCAGACTCTCAACTCCGATCAGGACGAGTCACTGCATACAGCAATCCTGGAGCAAGCTAAGAAGGGGCAGCTCGATTTGCTTTTCATCTCGCCCGAGCGCATAAAAAACTCTCTCTGGAAAGAATTTTTGCCCGAATTGCCCATCAAAGCTCTGGTTATAGACGAAGCCCACTGCATCTCTACCTGGGGGCACGACTTCCGCCCAGATTATCGGAGAATTGTTGAGCTTGTTCAGCACTTACCCCCTCAAACACCCGTTGTAGCCGTCACAGCTACTGCCACAAAAAGGGTCGAGCAGGACATCGAAAGTCAACTGGGTGCGAAAGCAAAGGTGATTCGGGGCAACCTGGTACGCTCCAATTTCTGGCTGAACGTTATTCCGGTCAGCAGCGAAGCAGAAAAGCTCGCGTGGGTGGACTACTGGGTCAGCACGCTCGAGGGCACCGGTATCGTTTACTGCGCCACAAAAGCCATGACTGAAAACGTAGCTAGCTACCTGGGCAATCTTGGGATAAAAACCACCTACTATCACAGCGATCTGAGCCCGGATGAGCGTCTAGAACGCGAAAGGGGCTTGATGGAGAATGCCTTCAAAGTAATTGCGGCAACCAACTCCTTAGGCATGGGCCTGAACAAACCCGACATTCGCTTCATCATCCACACCGAGTTCCCCGGCTCCATGCTGCACTACTATCAAGAGATTGGCCGCGCAGGGCGCGATCAGCAACCCGCTCGTCTGATTCTGCTTTATAACCCAGAGGATAGAAGCATACAGGAAAGCTTCATTAATGGAAGCAAACCCAGCCCGGATAGCTACCACCAGGTTCTTTCACTGTTGCATAAATCCGCTTTGAGAGAAAGAGACATTATGCTACAGACCGGGCTCTCGCAAACAGCCGTACGCAATATTATCGCCGATTTGCAGGAGCAAAAGTTAGTGGGGGAGAAAGATCCGCAAGGCTATTACCGAGCCATTGCCCACGGAACCCCAAGTTTTGATGCTCAAAACGAGCTGCGCCAGCATAAACTGGCCGACCTCGAGGCCATGATTGCGTATGTAAACACCCAGACCTGCCGGATGGTGTACCTGTGCAATTATCTGGGCGACCCGGAAACCAAGCCCTGCAGGCAGTGCGATAACTGCCGCCAGGATGCTTTACCTTCCCTAACCGCCGATTTGGTGCAGCGGGCGAGAGAACATGTAACACACCCCAAGCTTCACCTGAAAGCCCCAGTATTCGAAGATGGCCGAGCCCTGGACTACTACAAGGACACCCGGGTGGGAGAAGCCGTTCATGCAAGCAAGTACAAAACGCATACCCCATTCCCCGACTGGCTTGTACAAGACTCCTCCAGGGTGATTTGGAAGTACTGGGCCGACCAGGGGATTTCTGGTGTAGTTGCTGTACCTTCTACCAAAAGCGGGGGCTTGGTGGAAGACTTTGCAAAGCGGCTGGCTCAAAGTTTGGGGATACCTTTTCTGGATGTGGTTTGCAAGGTAAGGGAAACGGAGCCGCAAAAAAACTTCACCAATCGAACCCAAAAGCGCGAAAACCTCAAAGACGCCTTCCTGGGCAGGCCGGGCATCCAGGGAAACCTGCTGGTAGTAGATGATGTGATGGATTCAGGGGTAACCTTAGAGGAGGTGGGCAAGGCATTGAAGCGGGCAGGAGCTGGCCGGCTCTTTGCCTTCGCACTAGCCAAGACCCGCCACAGTGACGACGTATGA
- a CDS encoding DNA-processing protein DprA, whose protein sequence is MNPLYWMLLAHSGLKTAEKMQILRAAGGNLEGFVEGGLPGLSGNTRAVMEKILEEAAATGFLLEELKRQGIRVIPGAAPEYPVRLKQTLRQNTPLVLYVAGEVSLLQSKRSIAIVGSRNASPEALELTRRAGRYFGKEGYAVVTGMARGADLEAFHGVREVAGKAIGVLPYGISAKETFKLLREYQEDIFSGRLALLSELHPDAPWKAQYAMMRNRIVVALSDALLVAQTGLKETVEQGKKRMSGTWDAVAQAKRLGRPAFVFDLPIEGNQALIAQGMAQPLPAFPGDQTFMQLEDTLSPPAKKSRETPIQPPLLTPE, encoded by the coding sequence ATGAACCCCCTGTACTGGATGCTTCTGGCGCACTCAGGCCTCAAGACTGCCGAGAAAATGCAGATTTTGCGGGCAGCGGGTGGAAACCTCGAGGGCTTCGTCGAGGGTGGTCTGCCAGGGCTATCCGGTAACACCAGGGCCGTGATGGAAAAAATCCTGGAAGAAGCAGCGGCAACAGGGTTTCTTCTAGAGGAGCTGAAACGTCAGGGAATACGGGTCATACCGGGGGCGGCCCCCGAGTACCCCGTTCGGCTCAAACAAACCCTACGCCAGAACACGCCATTGGTGCTTTACGTGGCGGGTGAAGTTAGTCTGCTGCAGAGTAAGCGCTCAATTGCCATCGTGGGCTCGAGGAACGCCAGCCCGGAGGCCCTCGAGCTCACCCGAAGGGCTGGGCGGTATTTCGGGAAGGAAGGCTACGCAGTGGTTACCGGCATGGCCCGTGGCGCAGACCTCGAGGCTTTCCACGGGGTCAGGGAGGTAGCTGGGAAGGCCATCGGGGTTTTGCCGTATGGGATTTCAGCCAAGGAAACTTTCAAGCTTTTGCGAGAGTATCAAGAGGATATTTTCTCGGGGCGGCTGGCCTTGCTTTCGGAATTGCACCCGGACGCACCCTGGAAAGCCCAGTACGCCATGATGCGAAACCGCATTGTAGTGGCTCTGTCGGATGCATTATTGGTAGCCCAAACAGGTCTCAAAGAAACTGTAGAACAGGGCAAAAAACGCATGAGCGGCACCTGGGATGCCGTGGCTCAGGCCAAGCGCCTGGGTCGGCCAGCATTTGTATTCGATCTTCCTATAGAGGGCAACCAAGCCCTTATCGCCCAGGGCATGGCCCAACCCCTGCCTGCTTTCCCAGGCGACCAAACCTTCATGCAACTGGAAGATACCCTGTCCCCACCAGCAAAGAAATCCCGAGAAACGCCTATCCAACCGCCCCTTCTGACGCCAGAGTGA
- a CDS encoding ATP-binding protein — protein sequence MTEAELLALVNQGESLHCEFKRDSPIPDVELAEAVACLANTEGGWLLLGVEDDGSISGLHPKRLPVNPHLLQALIANKTSPGVQVEVHQVQTRDGVVVALRVARAPHLVALTDGRVPRRFIVGRGQPECRFLQPHELASRLAELYQHDYTAQALQKATWEDLNPLEFERLRQTIQRNPRADKTLLDLPDEELAQALGLVVSGDGRLLPTVAGVLLLGRDEAIRRLVPTHEAAFQVLREDRQVAVNEFFHEPLLKLFERLEQRLQAHNPEEEFSFGLYRIPVPLFPPEAFREALANALVHRDYALLQAVYVRLDPDAGGLVISNPGGFVEGVTLDNLLVVEPRPRNRTLADAFKRLGLVERTGRGIDRIFREVLGLGRRPPDYSGTTRDTVKVVLPGGKADLNFVRLILEVQDRQRRELGWPHLLVLRQVTNEGELTVAETARLIQQGESRARTLLEEMVEMGLLEARGAKRGRVYHLSAGVYKRLGRPSAYVHRRGFDALQQEQMVLTYLKSHGSITRGEVAGLCHLTPSQAEYLMRKLKKAGKVRLVGKGRSAHYEYLSINSES from the coding sequence GTGACGGAAGCCGAGCTGTTGGCCTTAGTAAACCAAGGGGAATCCCTACACTGCGAGTTCAAACGTGATTCCCCCATCCCCGATGTTGAGCTGGCTGAGGCGGTAGCCTGCCTGGCCAACACCGAAGGGGGATGGCTTCTGCTGGGGGTGGAGGATGACGGCAGCATCAGCGGGCTCCACCCTAAGCGCTTGCCGGTCAATCCCCACCTTCTGCAAGCCCTTATCGCCAACAAGACCAGCCCCGGTGTTCAGGTTGAGGTGCACCAGGTGCAAACCCGCGATGGGGTGGTGGTGGCCTTGAGGGTGGCGAGGGCTCCTCACCTGGTGGCCCTCACCGATGGCCGGGTGCCGCGTCGCTTCATCGTGGGCCGCGGTCAGCCGGAGTGCCGCTTCCTTCAGCCGCACGAGCTGGCTTCTCGCTTGGCCGAGCTGTACCAGCACGACTACACCGCCCAGGCCCTGCAAAAAGCGACATGGGAGGACCTGAACCCCCTGGAGTTTGAGCGCCTGCGTCAGACCATCCAGCGCAACCCTCGAGCCGACAAAACCCTGCTCGACCTCCCGGACGAGGAATTGGCGCAGGCCTTGGGCCTGGTGGTCAGCGGCGACGGGCGACTCCTGCCCACGGTGGCGGGGGTGCTCCTGCTGGGCAGGGACGAGGCCATCCGCCGACTGGTGCCCACCCACGAGGCCGCTTTCCAGGTGTTGCGCGAAGACCGGCAGGTGGCCGTCAACGAGTTTTTCCATGAGCCCCTGCTCAAGCTGTTCGAGCGCCTTGAGCAACGTCTGCAGGCTCATAACCCCGAGGAAGAGTTCTCCTTCGGTCTGTATCGAATCCCAGTGCCCCTCTTTCCCCCGGAGGCTTTCCGCGAGGCGTTGGCCAATGCTCTGGTGCACCGAGACTATGCCCTCTTGCAGGCGGTTTATGTGCGCCTTGACCCGGACGCCGGGGGCTTGGTCATCAGCAACCCTGGGGGGTTCGTGGAGGGGGTGACCCTGGACAACCTCCTGGTGGTGGAGCCCAGGCCACGCAACCGCACCCTGGCCGATGCCTTCAAGCGTCTGGGCCTGGTGGAGCGCACCGGACGTGGCATTGACCGCATCTTCCGCGAGGTGCTGGGTTTGGGTAGGCGCCCACCCGACTATTCTGGAACCACTCGAGACACGGTAAAAGTGGTGCTGCCGGGGGGCAAGGCCGACCTGAACTTTGTCCGCCTCATCCTTGAGGTCCAAGACCGCCAGAGAAGGGAGCTTGGCTGGCCCCACCTCCTGGTATTGCGCCAGGTAACCAACGAGGGAGAACTCACCGTGGCCGAGACCGCACGCCTCATTCAGCAGGGCGAGTCAAGAGCCCGAACCCTATTAGAGGAGATGGTAGAGATGGGTCTGTTGGAGGCCAGGGGGGCCAAGAGAGGACGGGTCTATCACCTGAGCGCGGGGGTGTACAAGCGTCTGGGGAGGCCTTCGGCCTATGTTCATCGCCGTGGTTTCGACGCCCTTCAACAGGAACAGATGGTTCTCACCTACCTCAAAAGCCACGGTAGCATCACCCGCGGGGAAGTTGCTGGGCTATGCCATCTGACCCCATCCCAGGCCGAGTATCTGATGCGTAAGCTGAAAAAAGCTGGGAAAGTGCGCCTGGTGGGCAAAGGTCGTTCAGCCCACTACGAGTATCTCAGCATAAACTCTGAAAGTTGA
- a CDS encoding DUF1156 domain-containing protein, which produces MNPKRRLIEHRLPLKEISEASAKEKSIRHGHISTLHIWWARRPLAASRAAVFATLVPDTDENYELVKQIVPWEAVKDGNNAAILEARRRVLEANGGQPPKVLDPFGGGGAIPLEALRLGCEVYSLDLNPVAHLIQRATLEYPQKYGQPGSRPVPEYIRAKDNAKSKGRQSLDFGEGDDPLSGRSTPVHQGEWASSYQQNPLAAEVRYWGEWVLERAKAELSEFYPPDPDGKTPVAYLWARTVTCTNPTCRAEVPLVRQWWLAKKDKKRIALKPKVNTAAKTIAFEVVSVGKSEEWPEEGTITRGSAVCPVCGSAVANDSIRQQGTEGRMGQRLLAVVLSTEKDGKSYRTATPEDLRVFEAAQEQLDKTLRDLQNHFVVNESPLNPLPDEPINVADKRNFWVGEYGPNTWGQLFNPRQALALVTFAKWVREAHAEMLKVGMDEEWARGVATYLGVALDKVADYNSNICTWANHGEYIGHTFVRQALPMVWDYAETVPIAETSGNWEGGIDWSVRVAESTALASHNAANVLRGTATRLPLEDNSLDAIVTDPPYYDAVPYSDLSDFFYVWLKRTIGHLYPEHFRTPLTPKREEAVQNPVRHGGDNQKAKEFFEQMMSEAFREMHRVLKPSGEATIVFAHKSTEAWETLISALIKAGFQVEASWPMHTEMQTRLRARESAALASSTFLNCTKREGGGVGFFTDVRREMQEAIRPQLLEFWEAGIRGADFFMSAIGPGLEAYSRYDVVRRADGREVGVGEFLDEVRKIVLEFALEQVLGAKAMGMVDGPTQFALLTLWAYGSELPSDEARKLAQSAGVELAELGSLVEVKGEKTRLRTAKERARDKHLAQPGSDGIAIVDALHRTLLLMREGKQAIADYLSEAGHLESETFWQVAQALAEVQEGSEEGRSLQELLAVRQGLPRPSNARLL; this is translated from the coding sequence ATGAACCCAAAACGCCGCCTCATCGAGCACCGCTTACCCCTCAAGGAAATCTCGGAGGCCTCCGCCAAGGAGAAGTCCATCCGCCACGGCCACATCTCCACCCTGCACATCTGGTGGGCCCGCCGCCCCCTGGCCGCCAGCCGCGCCGCGGTGTTCGCCACGCTGGTGCCCGACACCGACGAAAACTACGAGCTGGTGAAGCAAATCGTCCCCTGGGAGGCCGTGAAGGACGGCAACAACGCGGCCATTCTGGAAGCCCGCCGCCGGGTGCTGGAGGCCAACGGGGGCCAGCCGCCCAAGGTGCTCGACCCCTTCGGCGGGGGCGGGGCCATTCCGCTCGAAGCCCTGCGCCTGGGCTGTGAGGTGTACAGCCTCGACCTCAACCCAGTTGCCCACCTTATCCAGCGGGCCACGCTGGAGTACCCGCAAAAGTACGGCCAGCCCGGCAGCCGCCCGGTGCCCGAGTACATCCGGGCCAAGGACAACGCCAAAAGCAAAGGCCGCCAGTCGCTGGACTTTGGCGAGGGGGACGATCCCCTGTCGGGACGTTCTACGCCCGTGCACCAGGGGGAGTGGGCAAGCAGCTACCAGCAAAACCCGCTGGCCGCCGAGGTGCGCTACTGGGGCGAGTGGGTGCTGGAACGGGCCAAGGCCGAGCTATCCGAGTTCTACCCCCCCGACCCCGACGGCAAAACCCCCGTGGCCTACCTGTGGGCCCGCACCGTCACCTGCACCAACCCCACCTGCCGGGCCGAGGTTCCTCTGGTGCGCCAGTGGTGGCTGGCTAAAAAAGACAAAAAGCGCATTGCCCTGAAGCCAAAGGTAAACACCGCGGCCAAGACCATTGCCTTCGAGGTGGTAAGCGTCGGCAAAAGCGAGGAGTGGCCGGAAGAAGGGACAATCACACGGGGTAGCGCCGTCTGCCCTGTATGCGGCAGTGCGGTTGCTAATGACTCGATTCGTCAGCAAGGCACTGAAGGTCGGATGGGGCAAAGACTCCTTGCTGTTGTGCTCTCTACGGAAAAGGATGGGAAATCCTATCGAACTGCAACCCCGGAAGACCTCCGTGTTTTTGAAGCAGCCCAAGAGCAATTAGATAAAACGCTGAGAGACCTGCAAAACCATTTTGTAGTGAACGAATCCCCTCTAAACCCATTACCCGACGAACCTATCAATGTTGCCGACAAGCGCAACTTCTGGGTTGGCGAGTACGGGCCGAATACTTGGGGCCAGCTCTTCAACCCCCGCCAGGCCCTGGCCCTGGTCACCTTCGCCAAATGGGTGCGCGAGGCCCACGCCGAGATGTTGAAGGTGGGGATGGATGAAGAGTGGGCTCGAGGGGTGGCGACGTATTTGGGCGTTGCCTTAGATAAGGTCGCAGACTATAACTCAAACATCTGCACGTGGGCCAATCATGGTGAGTACATCGGTCACACATTTGTACGGCAGGCTTTGCCAATGGTATGGGATTATGCTGAGACGGTTCCAATAGCAGAAACATCAGGAAACTGGGAAGGTGGAATTGACTGGAGCGTTCGTGTCGCTGAATCTACAGCTCTTGCATCACACAATGCTGCAAACGTTTTACGCGGCACTGCCACCCGCCTTCCTCTGGAAGATAACTCCCTGGACGCCATCGTTACCGACCCGCCTTACTACGATGCCGTTCCCTATTCCGACCTCTCCGACTTTTTTTATGTCTGGCTCAAGCGCACCATCGGCCACCTGTACCCCGAGCACTTCCGCACGCCCCTAACGCCCAAGCGCGAGGAGGCCGTGCAGAACCCGGTGCGTCACGGGGGCGACAACCAGAAGGCCAAGGAGTTCTTCGAGCAGATGATGAGCGAGGCCTTTCGGGAGATGCACCGGGTGCTAAAGCCCTCGGGCGAGGCCACCATTGTGTTTGCTCACAAGAGCACCGAGGCCTGGGAGACCCTTATTAGCGCGCTCATCAAAGCGGGGTTCCAGGTAGAGGCTTCCTGGCCTATGCACACCGAGATGCAAACGCGGCTGCGGGCGCGGGAGTCGGCGGCGCTGGCTTCGTCTACCTTCCTCAACTGCACCAAGCGGGAGGGGGGCGGGGTGGGCTTCTTTACCGACGTGCGCCGCGAGATGCAGGAGGCCATTCGTCCGCAGCTACTGGAGTTCTGGGAGGCCGGGATTCGCGGGGCCGACTTTTTTATGTCGGCCATTGGGCCGGGGCTCGAGGCCTATAGCCGCTACGACGTGGTCAGGCGGGCCGATGGGCGCGAGGTGGGGGTGGGGGAGTTTCTGGACGAGGTACGAAAAATTGTGCTGGAGTTTGCCCTCGAGCAGGTGCTGGGCGCAAAGGCCATGGGCATGGTGGATGGGCCTACCCAGTTTGCCCTCCTTACCCTGTGGGCCTACGGCTCCGAGCTACCCTCCGACGAGGCCCGCAAACTGGCCCAAAGCGCGGGGGTAGAGCTGGCCGAGCTGGGCAGCTTGGTGGAAGTCAAAGGGGAAAAAACCCGCCTACGCACCGCTAAAGAGCGGGCTCGAGACAAACACCTCGCCCAGCCGGGGTCAGACGGCATCGCCATTGTAGATGCCCTGCACCGCACCCTGCTTCTGATGCGCGAAGGCAAGCAGGCCATAGCCGACTACCTGTCCGAAGCCGGCCACCTGGAGAGCGAAACCTTCTGGCAGGTAGCCCAGGCCCTGGCCGAGGTGCAGGAAGGCAGCGAGGAGGGCCGCAGCCTCCAGGAACTCCTCGCGGTGCGGCAGGGCCTGCCCAGGCCCAGCAACGCGCGGCTGCTGTAG